A single Vigna radiata var. radiata cultivar VC1973A chromosome 8, Vradiata_ver6, whole genome shotgun sequence DNA region contains:
- the LOC106771508 gene encoding monothiol glutaredoxin-S1-like: protein MDLLASLYADKPVVIFSKSTCCICHSVKALIRSFGANRTDIEVDKMENGEQIESALIQLGCRPTVPAVFIGQRFIGGADELIRLNVQNQLAQLLLSAGAIFL, encoded by the coding sequence ATGGACTTGCTGGCATCTTTGTATGCTGACAAGCCAGTGGTGATCTTCAGCAAGAGCACTTGCTGCATTTGCCATTCTGTGAAGGCTCTCATACGCAGCTTCGGTGCCAACCGTACCGATATAGAGGTTGATAAAATGGAAAATGGGGAGCAAATAGAAAGTGCACTGATTCAGCTGGGTTGTCGCCCGACTGTACCAGCAGTGTTCATTGGACAACGATTTATAGGTGGTGCTGACGAACTCATAAGGCTCAACGTCCAGAACCAGCTTGCCCAGTTGCTTTTAAGTGCTGGAGCTATATTTCTTTGA